TTCCGCAACGGCATCGAGACCTACCACCTGCCGGAGACCGTGCCGGTGCTCGAGGGACAGACACGGGTGTTCTGAGGACATGAGCGAACAGAAGCGATTGGCGGACGGCCAGAAGAGGCTGGCCCAGGGCCGCGAGCACGTCGTCGCCACCGTCGACGAGATCCCGCCGGGCACTCACAAGCTGGTGCCGATCGGCCGCCACGGCGTCGGGGTCTACAACGTCAACGGCAAGTTCTATGCGATCGCCAACTACTGTCCGCACGAAGGGGGTCCGCTGTGCTCCGGCCGCCCCCGCGGCCGCACGGTCGTCGACGAGAGCGTGCCGGGCGACGCGGTGATGGTCCGCGACATGGAATACATCTACTGCCCGTGGCACCAGTGGGGGTTCGAGTTGGCCACCGGAACCACCGCGGTGAAACCGGAGTGGAGCATCCGAACCTACCCGGTACGGGTGGTCGGCAACCAGGTG
The window above is part of the Mycolicibacterium hassiacum DSM 44199 genome. Proteins encoded here:
- a CDS encoding Rieske (2Fe-2S) protein — encoded protein: MSEQKRLADGQKRLAQGREHVVATVDEIPPGTHKLVPIGRHGVGVYNVNGKFYAIANYCPHEGGPLCSGRPRGRTVVDESVPGDAVMVRDMEYIYCPWHQWGFELATGTTAVKPEWSIRTYPVRVVGNQVLVQA